ATCGTTCAGGAAGGTGCCATCCATATCAACCGCAATCATTTTAACGCTCATATCCATTCTCCATGACAGATCCAGCCTGTGCGGCCGGTTTGGCGACCGCCCGGGCAACCAGGGCGGCAATCATCACTAATCCCAGTACCACCATCATGGCGCTGCGTAAGCCATAATGTTCGCCGAGGAAGCCCAGCAGCGGCGGGCCCACCAGGAAGGCGAGATAGCCGGTGGTGGCAACCACGCTGACGCGGGTCGGCGCATCCGGGCCGGTATCGCTGGCCGCCGAGATGGTGAGCGGGAAGCCGAGCGAAGCGCCAAGTCCCCACAGAATCACCGACACGCCGGCAATCCAGTCGACATCGACAAAAATAATCAGCGCAATGCCCAGCCCGCCGAGCAGGGCGCTGGCGCGAACCACCGTTACGCGGCTGTAGCGGTCAATAAACCAGCCGCCGGTAAAGCGCCCGACGGTCATGCCGAGGGTAAACCCGGCGTAAATCAGCGAGCCGGAGGTGGGGCTGAATCCGTGACCGTCCACCATCAGCAGCGGCAGCCAGTCGTTGGCAGACCCTTCGGCAAAGGCCATCGCCAGCACCACCACACCAATCAGCATCAGCTGCATATCGCGATAGAACGGCAATCCCTTCTCACCGGTTTTGCTCTCGCCCGCCTGGTTTTTGCCGTTGCCGTCCGGGATCGCGGTGATACCCAGAAGAACCGGGGCGATACAGACCAACGCCGCCAGCAGAATGTGCAGATTCGCGGCGATGCCGGAGGCGGTCAGAGCCATGCCGACACCCGCGCCTGCCAGCGTGCCGAGGCTGTAAAAGCCGTGCATCATCGGCAGCACGGTTTTGTTCATCTCGCGCTCGATGGTGGCGCCTTCCACGTTGATGGCCACTTCGGCGGCACCAAAGCTGCCGCCAAAGACGGTCAGCCCCAGGGCAAACGCCAGCGGGGAGGCGAACCACAGCGCAACGCTGAGCATAATCATACCCACAATCGCGCAGCACATGGTGGTGCGGATCACTTTCCGCGTGCCGAAGCGCTTAACCAGCCAGGCGGAGCAGAGAATGCCGCTCATGGAGCCAATCGACAGGCCAAACAACACGATGCCCATCTCCGCCGTTGAGACCGACAAAATGTCGCGGATAGCGGGGGTGCGGGTGGCCCAGGAGGCCATTAACAGGCCGGGAATAAAGAAGAACATAAACAGCGCCCACAGGCGGCGTTGCAGAATTTTGCGCGATGAGATGACGGTCATGATTTCTGTACCAGAGGGACAACACAGGAGACAACACTAGCAAGGTTGTGTACATTTGTACATAAATTCGCTGAGGTAAATATGAACAGACGACCTAACGATCCGCAACGGCGGGAAAGGATCCTGCAGGCCACCCTGGACACCATTGCCGAACACGGCCTGAACGCCGTCACCCATCGCAAAATCGCCAGCTGCGCCGGAGTGCCGCTGGGGTCGATGACCTACTATTTTGCCGGCATGGACGCGCTGCTCGAGGAGGCCTTCACCTGGTTTACGCAGCAGATGTCGGTGCAGTACCGCGAGTTTTTTGCCGGTGTAACGGGCCCGGAAATGGCCTGTGATTCCATCACCACCCTGATCTACAGCTCTGAAGTCACCACGCCGCACAATATGGAGCTGATGTACCAGCTGTACGCCTTTATGAACCGCAGCCCGTCGTTAAAAACCGTGATGCAGGACTGGATGAAAACCAGCCAGACCGTGCTGGAGCAGTGGTTTGATCCGGTCACCGCCCGCGCGCTGGATGCCTTTATCGAAGGGATGACGCTGCACTTTGTTACCGACCGACAGCCATTATCGCGGGAAGAGCTCAGGGCAATGGTGGGAAGGATTGCAGGGGAGAGTGCAGTCTGAAAGCGCCGTCATGTACCCTGCCAGGGTACATGACGGGCCTGATTTATTTAATGAGGAACGGACCGCGGATAATGTCCGACAGCCATACGCCAATTTTATGCGCGACGTAGATGCAGATGCAGGTATAAATAACAGCCGCCAGCGGGTTTGGAATAGTAAATTGCAGTCCCAGTAAGCCGATGAATAAAGGAATCAGCGATTTAACGATATATTCGAGGCCGCAAATGTTTAACGTATTTTTCCCGACGTTAATAACATACTTTGATTCACAAATCGCTTTTGCAACAAACACGCAGGTCAGTATTAAACACAGCGTTGTGAAGATGTTATTAAACATGCCAACAGCCGCATAACCTGCAAGCGAGGGCTGAATTTTCTGTAAAACAGCTAAGAGCAGTGAACCTGAATTGAACAATTGATACGCAGTGATCAACCCCAAAACGGCAAATAAGACCGCACCGGGAACGGATTTGGAAAATGCCTTACTGTTCTGCAGCGTGCTGAACAAGCATCTCCCGGCGGCAAGTGACCACCAGTACGCTAACGCGGAGTCAACGTTAAAAATCCATTTGGGATCAACCAAAGGGTTATGCCCTAATACAGTTTGTGATAACACATAGGCAATCAACGACAGGATGAGCAGCACGACAGGGTTTGTCGTGATTCTCGAAAAGATAAAGTCGATGATAAAAATAGTGAACAGACAATTAATAAACCAAAGGCTGCCGACCGCAGGCGCGTTTCGGATGCCAAAGATAATCTCAATGACGCTTCCTTTTAATCCTTCAATACCACTGCCCGATCCCAACCCGGTTATCAGCAATGTCATAAAGGCAAAAGCAAAGTAGGGCAGGAGCAGTCGCCTGGCTTTATTGATCGTAAACTGGACGAAATTTGATTTCGCTTTATGGGCTGCAAAGAATCCGGCCGCGAAGAAAAACAGTGGCACATGAAAACTAAAGACAAAAGGATAAAGTTTTCCTGCGTAAGTCCCTAAATGCCCTAAATATATTGCCGATATCCCTAAGAACTTCATGGCATCTACCCAGTCATATCTGGGTTTAATAGTAGACAAATTCATTTATCAGCCTTGAATAAAAACAGTATCGTGAATGGCAGGATTTATATGAAACTTATAAGTTAACTGCATCGCAAGTCTATCATTCATCCTGAATACCGGGAATGGAAAAGTTCTTTCACTATCTGCAGTTGAAATCAATTTAACAGCGGGGCTATCCCCGCCCTGAGTCCTACTCATGGCGCGAACTATAGCCAAAATCAAACCCCAGCAGCACGTTTTCTCGCAGGAACTGGTTAATCGGATAACTGTAGCTTTGCCCGATGCTGACGGCATGAACAACGCGCAGCACCGTCCCGCCGCTCAGGGGCAGGGGTTCATCAGTAATCGAGATCCTGGCTCCTGCTAATCCGTCCTTTAAGTTCTGATAGGCCTGTGATTCGGTGATGTCGTTATTAATGACGCTGAACGTCACCAGCAGGGCTGCAATCAGCCCCACCGGGAACAGCAGCGGGTGATGATTCATAAAGAACAGGGTACGCGAGGTGCGGCGGGTCAACATCGCCGCCGTCAGGGGGACCAGCAGCAAATAGAGCAGCTTAGCCAGATGGGTGAGGGCACCCACCAGAGAGAAGATCAGCGCAACCGGCGGCACAATTACGGCACGCGCCGCATCTTCCCCCAGCTTTTCATTGACGCCGCCCGGACTATAGCTTGTTGCCGCCGCGCGTAGCTCAGGGAGCTGTTGCCTTACTGCCTCGTCAAGATGCGGGGCGTGCAACTCTAAGGCAAAACTTTTTAGCTTGTCGGTAAGCGGATACTCTTCACGCACTCGCGTACCGGCCGGGAGCAGCAGCTTCTGGCGTAATTCTTTCTGCACCACCTCCTGGCGGAAAAAGACGGCCCAGTCGAGTCGTTTAGGCAGGGTGACGCCTTTATAGACCACGGTCCGCTGGGCGAGATATTTCTGTCTTGCGGCTTTCGCCACGGCAGCGTTAAAACCGGCGCGGTCGGACGGCGTCCAGTCACCGGTGACGGGCACGCCCTGTCCGCGAACATGGTTGCGCACGCTGGCGTAGTAACGGCGTGGCACGTTCCAGGTTTTCAGGCGTTTCGCCTCGAGCGAGCGCTCGTAGCGTTGCCAGGCTCTGGACTGCTCCTGGCGCACCGTTTCGCTGATATCCATCTCATCGTTGTAATAGGCAGTGAACTGCTTGTACACCTCTTCACGCGCCTGCTGCCAGGCTTTGTAATAGCCGAGGACGCCGCCCTCCCGGGCGCTGATGTTGTCGCGCAAGTTCTGCTCCATACCGCTTTCCAGCAAATTACGGTAGCGGTCGGAGGCGCTCAGCAGGATCGGCAGCGTTGCCAGAAATGCCTTTCCTGAAGGGCTGGTCCAGGTTTGCACCTGGCTGCCGTTGCTCTCCAGCGGGATGCCCTGCAGCGTCTGCTGTCCTTCAATCAACGCATGCTGGTAAAGCTGCGCCAGGAGCGACATCTGACGAAACTCCCCGGTGCTTTTTGAAACCTGGCGTTCAATCACCCACTCCACGGCATGCCAGGTGACGGTACCGGTCACCAGGCAGATCAGCAGCACCGCGCCAATACTCGCTTTCGCGCTCGGCAAGCGGCCTTTTTTCTTCAGCCGGACAATGGCCATGAGCGAGAACTGTAACACCAGCAGCGCTGCGGCGATGGCGGTTAATGTCCGTCCGTAGCGTTCCATATTGTGAACTTCTTCAGCGGTCGACACGCTGCCAACCAGGTCCAGCAGGCGGGAGTTGAACGCCAGTTCACAGATGAGATAGGTGAGGGTAATGCCCGTCACCAGCCAGTTTTGCCAGGAGGGGAGGGCCGAACGCTTGATCCGGTCCTGCGGCCAGGTTTTTTGCTGCACCTGCTCAGTCATGACTTAAGCTCCAGGCTGGTCTGGCGGGTTTTGGTCGGGGCATAGATCTCATTTGGCACGGAATTGTCCAGCTCTGGCTGAGCAACTTTAGGTGGGAGAGGTTCCACCGCTTTTGTCGGCGTGCGCTTTACCGGCTTGGCCACGGGCTGTGCTTTGGCTTTGCGGGTCGTACTGGTCTGCTCGCGGGTGTTGCTCTGCAGCGTTTTTGCTTTCTGAACCGGCAGGCGACGATGGTAGACCTCGCCATGCTGCCAGTTGAACTGTTCGATACGGTTGTCGGTGGCGAAGTTCAGCTGCAGTTTGTCGGCGCTGGCGGTGATATCCGGGCCGGTATCGCAAACTCCCGTGAAGGCCCACTCCTGCGAACGGGTATTTTGCAGGTCGACCAGACGATACTGCGCCGGGCAGGAGGGCGTCGCCACTTTCACCAGCAGCAGAGTATGCCCTTCGATGTGATACTGATTGACGATCCGCGCCCAGCTCACCCCCTCCAGCGGGCGCTCAATCATCAGATTGCTCCATTTCAGGCTGTAGCGGCCGTTCAGTTCCCTTAACGCCCCCGTTGAACCATCTGCCAGTGTGAACTGACCGACTTCGTTACCCAGTACGCTCGCCAGATCGGTTTTGAAAAGGATTTTGCCGTTTTTGTCGTAACGCATGGAGCAGCCACTTAATGCGATGATGACGGCCAGTACCAGCAAGCTACGCAGAGGGAGGTTATGGAGTGACATACGCATTAAATAATTCCGTTGTGTTCGTTTTTTTATTAAGGGGCAACGCTACCGGTGTGGCACAGGTATTTTGTCGAAGGTGGTTTCGGCGATCGCTATATAGATTTTCCTTAAGGGAAGATCGGCCAGAAAAACGTATTCTGATGGAGGAAAAACAGGGTTGTCCGCTGCGCTGGATATTGTACGGCGCTCGTCCATGAGAAAAAACTCAAAAAATTTAACATCTTAAAAGAATGCGTCAATCTCCAATTCTGGTAGTCACCGGGGATGATTTACGCCGGTTGAAAGCGCTTCGGCGAATA
This DNA window, taken from Leclercia adecarboxylata, encodes the following:
- a CDS encoding MFS transporter; this translates as MTVISSRKILQRRLWALFMFFFIPGLLMASWATRTPAIRDILSVSTAEMGIVLFGLSIGSMSGILCSAWLVKRFGTRKVIRTTMCCAIVGMIMLSVALWFASPLAFALGLTVFGGSFGAAEVAINVEGATIEREMNKTVLPMMHGFYSLGTLAGAGVGMALTASGIAANLHILLAALVCIAPVLLGITAIPDGNGKNQAGESKTGEKGLPFYRDMQLMLIGVVVLAMAFAEGSANDWLPLLMVDGHGFSPTSGSLIYAGFTLGMTVGRFTGGWFIDRYSRVTVVRASALLGGLGIALIIFVDVDWIAGVSVILWGLGASLGFPLTISAASDTGPDAPTRVSVVATTGYLAFLVGPPLLGFLGEHYGLRSAMMVVLGLVMIAALVARAVAKPAAQAGSVMENGYER
- a CDS encoding TetR/AcrR family transcriptional regulator, which codes for MNRRPNDPQRRERILQATLDTIAEHGLNAVTHRKIASCAGVPLGSMTYYFAGMDALLEEAFTWFTQQMSVQYREFFAGVTGPEMACDSITTLIYSSEVTTPHNMELMYQLYAFMNRSPSLKTVMQDWMKTSQTVLEQWFDPVTARALDAFIEGMTLHFVTDRQPLSREELRAMVGRIAGESAV
- a CDS encoding acyltransferase family protein is translated as MNLSTIKPRYDWVDAMKFLGISAIYLGHLGTYAGKLYPFVFSFHVPLFFFAAGFFAAHKAKSNFVQFTINKARRLLLPYFAFAFMTLLITGLGSGSGIEGLKGSVIEIIFGIRNAPAVGSLWFINCLFTIFIIDFIFSRITTNPVVLLILSLIAYVLSQTVLGHNPLVDPKWIFNVDSALAYWWSLAAGRCLFSTLQNSKAFSKSVPGAVLFAVLGLITAYQLFNSGSLLLAVLQKIQPSLAGYAAVGMFNNIFTTLCLILTCVFVAKAICESKYVINVGKNTLNICGLEYIVKSLIPLFIGLLGLQFTIPNPLAAVIYTCICIYVAHKIGVWLSDIIRGPFLIK